Proteins encoded in a region of the Zea mays cultivar B73 chromosome 2, Zm-B73-REFERENCE-NAM-5.0, whole genome shotgun sequence genome:
- the LOC100284510 gene encoding VQ motif family protein: protein MKHAAKLPSRGASSSQHRLSHAIPKTPPRKIRIVHVLAPEVIKTEARDFRKVVQRLTGMPSSQKGSCAASALTDEDASPSSLSSWQPTAMSSPMKVEAETSSGEGGGLLYDLDPDGYNDGFYDFLLSSCDTDGVAGFKL, encoded by the coding sequence ATGAAACACGCCGCGAAGCTCCCGTCCCGCGGTGCATCGTCGTCACAGCACCGGCTCTCCCACGCTATCCCGAAGACGCCGCCGCGTAAGATCAGGATCGTTCACGTCTTGGCGCCGGAGGTTATCAAAACAGAGGCTCGGGACTTTCGTAAGGTCGTCCAGCGGCTCACCGGAATGCCATCGTCCCAAAAGGGCTCCTGCGCGGCGTCGGCACTCACGGACGAGGATGCTTCGccatcatcgctatcgtcgtggcAGCCGACTGCGATGTCGTCGCCGATGAAAGTGGAGGCCGAAACATCGTCTGGAGAAGGGGGAGGGTTACTGTACGATCTCGATCCGGATGGCTACAACGATGGCTTCTATGATTTTCTCCTCAGCTCCTGCGACACAGACGGGGTGGCCGGCTTTAAGTTATGA
- the LOC100276026 gene encoding Probable plastid-lipid-associated protein 13, chloroplastic has product MAAVVALAPASPALLPVPFRGRRDGRVALSPRRTRCSAGRCRATAQTFQGGAAASYAREMERLSAKESLLLAFKDAGGFEALVSGKTTEMQRIDVNERIVGLERLNPTPRPTTSPFLEGRWNFEWFGDSSPGAFAARLLFERSPTAVAHFMGLDVLIKDGYSKLSSNLKFVNTIQSKFLLTTQLSVEGPIRMKEEYVEGLIEIPRINEESLPEQLKGLLGQTAGALQQLPSPIRDAVSEGLKLPLSGSFQRLFMISYLDEEILIIRDAAGAPDVLTRLEGPQPNPGDGTADAVISEYES; this is encoded by the exons ATGGCGGCCGTCGTGGCGCTGGCACCGGCCTCTCCAGCTCTCCTCCCTGTCCCCTTCCGCGGCCGCCGCGACGGCCGGGTGGCCCTCTCGCCTCGCCGAACCCGctgctccgcggggcgctgcagagCCACGGCCCAGACCTTCCAGGGGGGCGCCGCCGCCAGCTACGCCCGCGAGATGGAGCGCCTCTCCGCCAAGGAGTCATTGCTCCTCGCC TTTAAAGATGCTGGGGGTTTCGAGGCCTTAGTCAGCGGGAAGACCACTGAGATGCAGAGGATCGATGTCAATGAGCGAATCGTTGGACTTGAACGCCTGAATCCCACACCGCGCCCCACAAC ATCGCCGTTTCTGGAGGGTCGATGGAACTTTGAATGGTTTGGTGATAGTAGTCCTGGAGCATTTGCAGCCCGTCTTTTGTTTGA GAGGTCACCTACGGCTGTTGCACACTTTATGGGACTTGATGTGCTGATCAAGGATGGATACTCCAAGCTCTCATCAAACCTCAAGTTTGTAAACACG ATACAAAGCAAGTTTTTACTGACTACTCAATTGTCTGTTGAGGGCCCCATCAGGATGAAAGAGGAATATGTTGAGGGCCTTATAGAGATTCCCAGAATCAATGAAGAATCATTGCCTGAACAGTTAAAGGGCTTGCTTGGCCAAACTGCAGGAGCTCTACAACAACTTCCTAGCCCTATAAGGGATGCTGTTTCAGAGGGGCTTAAATTGCCACTTA GTGGATCATTTCAACGCTTATTCATGATCTCTTACTTGGATGAAGAAATATTG ATTATCAGAGATGCTGCTGGAGCACCTGACGTCTTAACCAGACTTGAGGGGCCGCAACCGAATCCAGGTGACGGCACAGCAGATGCAGTGATATCGGAATATGAAAGCTAA